One genomic segment of Pseudorca crassidens isolate mPseCra1 chromosome X, mPseCra1.hap1, whole genome shotgun sequence includes these proteins:
- the LOC137216311 gene encoding uncharacterized protein CXorf49 homolog encodes MLEARGPVLWGREGRPGSPDEHTRDLLDLIEESEAAKEANLQQLTDQDVLGVRRYPSPERSTAFKEATWSTLCLEAGPGGRGAPGQSCGEASTAPAGPLHLGGPEAGRALGNPKRGTKRRLNVAADRQRRSAEGLAWLLSDSESSDEFSETQLMTVSTYRRGGGQAKPSRPEDPGDTPRHSKFQVRENYRHVTGSSLSSAPRGLSSVVERQGVGEQGISSPKKMQSVLWGKGGSKPSYPGAAAAAAAAAASVSAAAPGGLPQVTPRKNGAQEKKSVGEASKLALGGTFRSRGQRISATPVEPATFPPISGIPLPGRPKSYTLVLSGTKQSKHSGAGKKSVVRWARESEAVAGEDKDPNRDPAPKGQLLTHRPGTSCLRMHRRKASSGDVNTRGPQDPGNSEPLALNQGEVMPRGPAPSGDRGPLDHPPRPETQQQPLGTPCCPWCLELKREVDELKEQLAAMQYLADKLQTL; translated from the exons ATGCTGGAAGCGCGAGGGCCGGTGCTGTGGGGCCGCGAAGGCCGACCTGGCTCCCCAGATGAGCACACGAGGGACCTCCTGGACCTGATCGAGGAGTCTGAGGCGGCCAAGGAGGCCAACCTGCAGCAGCTGACCGACCAGGACGTGCTGGGCGTCCGCAGGTACCCGTCCCCGGAGAGGTCCACTGCCTTCAAAGAGGCCACTTGGTCGACACTGTGCCTCGAGGCGGGTCCCGGCGGTCGAGGAGCGCCCGGCCAGAGCTGTGGGGAGGCGTCGACGGCTCCAGCCGGCCCTCTCCACCTGGGTGGGCCTGAAGCGGGCCGGGCCTTGGGGAACCCTAAGAGAGGCACTAAGCGTAGGTTGAACGTGGCTGCGGATCGCCAGCGGCGCTCCGCGGAAGGCCTGGCCTGGCTGCTGTCCGACTCCGAGTCCTCAGATGAATTCAGTGAGACACAGCTGATGACGGTGAGCACTTACCGCAGAGGAGGAGGCCAGGCCAAGCCCAGCAGACCCGAGGATCCCGGGGACACTCCCAGACACTCGAAGTTCCAAGTCAGGGAGAATTACCGTCACGTGACAGGCTCTTCCCTGTCCTCGGCTCCGCGAGGACTCTCTTCGGTTGTGGAAAGGCAGGGCGTGGGAGAGCAGGGCATCTCTTCCCCTAAGAAAATGCAGAGCGTGCTGTGGGGCAAGGGGGGCAGCAAGCCCAGCTACCcgggagctgctgctgctgctgctgctgctgctgcttctgtttcTGCTGCTGCTCCAGGTGGCCTGCCGCAGGTCACTCCTAGGAAGAACGGAGCCCAGGAGAAGAAATCCGTCGGGGAAGCATCCAAACTTGCCCTGGGGGGAACCTTCCGTTCCCGGGGGCAGCGAATCTCGGCAACTCCCGTGGAACCGGCCACCTTCCCCCCAATCTCTGGTATTCCGCTGCCTGGGAGACCCAAGAGTTATACCTTGGTCCTTTCGGGAACCAAACAGTCCAAGCACAGTGGCGCTGGGAAGAAATCCGTGGTCAGGTGGGCAAGGGAGTCTGAGGCGGTGGCGGGAGAAGATAAGGACCCAAATAGAGACCCAGCCCCAAAGGGCCAA CTGCTCACTCACAGGCCAGGGACATCTTGTCTGCGCATGCATCGTAGAAAAGCCAGCAGTGGCGACGTCAACACCAGAGGCCCCCAAGATCCAGGAAACTCAGAACCCTTGGCCCTGAACCAGGGAGAAGTCATGCCCAGGGGGCCTGCCCCCTCAG GTGACCGGGGGCCACTTGACCATCCCCCAAGACCGGAAACGCAGCAGCAGCCACTGGGAACGCCCTGCTGTCCTTGG TGTCTCGAGCTAAAGAGAGAAGTAGACGAACTTAAGGAGCAACTTG CCGCCATGCAGTACCTGGCTGACAAgttgcagaccctttga
- the LOC137216649 gene encoding uncharacterized protein CXorf49 homolog, translating to MSSPDEVYVLRRRVRPKVRERAGVRIAGPAVPPGSDPGPEPGEPRSGKGGGGFPDPEGFQSKREMLEGRGPVLWGREGRPGSPDEHTRDLLDLIDESEAAKEANLQQLTDQDVLGVRRYPDPEGFQSEREMLEARGPVLWGREGRPGSPHEHTRDLLDLIEESEAAKEANLQQLTDQDVLGVRRYPSPERSTAFKEATGSTLRLEAGPGGRGAPGQSCGEASTAPAGPLHLGGPEAGRALGNPKRGTKRRLNVAADRQRRSAEGLAWLLSDSQSSDEFSETQLMTVSTYRRGGGQAKPSRPEDPGDTPRHSKFQVRENYRHVTGSSLSSAPRGLSSVVERQGVGEQGISSPKKMQSVLWGKGGSKPSYPGAVAAAAAAASVSAAAPGGLPQVTPRKNGAQEKKSVGEASKLALGGTFRSRGQRISATPVEAATFPPISGIPLPGRPKSYTLVLSGTKQSKHSGAGKKSVVRWARESEAVAGEDKDPNRDPAPKGQVSRPCSSSLPTLPPPTAPRAHVFIHAASVHPSEVSIGCPSVTGSLRCQIGLLFLGTNIKVALRVSWARFSTLGLFPASSERLGLGWKGGLVAELGRGIP from the coding sequence ATGAGCTCCCCGGATGAGGTGTATGTGTTGAGAAGGCGTGTCCGCCCAAAAGTCAGGGAGCGGGCCGGCGTTCGCATAGCCGGCCCCGCAGTCCCGCCGGGGTCCGACCCAGGCCCCGAGCCTGGGGAGCCGCGGAGCGGCAAGGGCGGAGGCGGCTTCCCGGACCCCGAGGGCTTCCAGTCGAAGCGGGAGATGCTGGAAGGGCGAGGGCCGGTGCTGTGGGGCCGCGAAGGCCGACCTGGCTCCCCAGATGAGCACACGAGGGACCTCCTGGACCTGATCGACGAGTCTGAGGCGGCCAAGGAGGCCAACCTGCAGCAGCTGACCGACCAGGATGTGCTGGGCGTCCGCAGATACCCGGACCCCGAGGGCTTCCAGTCTGAGCGGGAGATGCTGGAAGCGCGAGGGCCGGTGCTGTGGGGCCGCGAAGGCCGACCTGGCTCCCCACATGAGCACACGAGGGACCTCCTGGACCTGATCGAGGAGTCTGAGGCGGCCAAGGAGGCCAACCTGCAGCAGCTGACCGACCAGGACGTGCTGGGCGTCCGCAGGTACCCGTCCCCGGAGAGGTCCACTGCCTTCAAAGAGGCCACTGGGTCGACACTGCGCCTCGAGGCGGGTCCCGGCGGTCGAGGAGCGCCCGGCCAGAGCTGTGGGGAGGCGTCGACGGCTCCAGCCGGCCCTCTCCACCTCGGTGGGCCTGAAGCGGGCCGGGCCTTGGGGAACCCTAAGAGAGGCACTAAGCGTAGGTTGAACGTGGCTGCGGATCGCCAGCGGCGCTCCGCGGAAGGCCTGGCCTGGCTGCTGTCCGACTCCCAGTCCTCAGATGAATTCAGTGAGACACAGCTGATGACGGTGAGCACTTACCGCAGAGGAGGAGGCCAGGCCAAGCCCAGCAGACCCGAGGATCCCGGGGACACTCCCAGACACTCGAAGTTCCAAGTCAGGGAGAATTACCGTCACGTGACAGGCTCTTCCCTGTCCTCGGCTCCGCGAGGACTCTCTTCGGTTGTGGAAAGGCAGGGCGTGGGAGAGCAGGGCATCTCTTCCCCTAAGAAAATGCAGAGCGTGCTGTGGGGCAAGGGGGGCAGCAAGCCCAGCTACCCGGgagctgttgctgctgctgctgctgctgcttctgtttcTGCTGCTGCTCCAGGTGGCCTGCCGCAGGTCACTCCTAGGAAGAACGGAGCCCAGGAGAAGAAATCCGTCGGGGAAGCATCCAAACTTGCCCTGGGGGGAACCTTCCGTTCCCGGGGGCAGCGAATCTCGGCAACTCCCGTGGAAGCGGCCACCTTCCCCCCAATCTCTGGTATTCCGCTGCCTGGGAGACCCAAGAGTTATACCTTGGTCCTTTCGGGAACCAAACAGTCCAAGCACAGTGGCGCTGGGAAGAAATCCGTGGTCAGGTGGGCAAGGGAGTCTGAGGCGGTGGCGGGAGAAGATAAGGACCCAAATAGAGACCCAGCCCCAAAGGGCCAAGTGAGTAGGCCatgctcctcctctctccccactcttcCCCCCCCCACAGCACCCAGGGCACACGTCTTCATCCATGCTGCCTCTGTCCACCCCTCAGAGGTCAGCATTGGGTGCCCCTCGGTCACTGGGTCATTACGATGCCAGATCGGGCTCCTTTTCCTAGGGACAAACATTAAGGTAGCACTTCGGGTGTCCTGGGCCCGGTTCTCCACCCTTGGCCTCTTTCCAGCCTCCTCTGAGAGACTTGGGCTGGGATGGAAGGGAGGGCTGGTAGCTGAATTGGGTCGGGGGATCCCTTAA
- the LOC137216313 gene encoding uncharacterized protein CXorf49 homolog yields the protein MHRRKASSGDVNTRGPQDPGNSEPLALNQGEVMPRGPAPSGDRGPLDHPPRPETQQQPLGTPCCPWCLELKREVDELKEQLAAMQYLADKLQTL from the exons ATGCATCGTAGAAAAGCCAGCAGTGGCGACGTCAACACCAGAGGCCCCCAAGATCCAGGAAACTCAGAACCCTTGGCCCTGAACCAGGGAGAAGTCATGCCCAGGGGGCCTGCCCCCTCAG GTGACCGGGGGCCACTTGACCATCCCCCAAGACCGGAAACGCAGCAGCAGCCACTGGGAACGCCCTGCTGTCCTTGG TGTCTCGAGCTAAAGAGAGAAGTAGACGAACTTAAGGAGCAACTTG CCGCCATGCAGTACCTGGCTGACAAgttgcagaccctttga
- the LOC137216284 gene encoding uncharacterized protein CXorf49 homolog isoform X2 yields MLEARGPVLWGREGRPGSPDEHTRDLLDLIEESEAAKEANLQQLTDQDVLGVRRYPSPERSTAFKEATWSTLCLEAGPGGRGAPGQSCGEASTAPAGPLHLGGPEAGRALGNPKRGTKRRLNVAADRQRRSAEGLAWLLSDSESSDEFSETQLMTVSTYRRGGGQAKPSRPEDPGDTPRHSKFQVRENYRHVTGSSLSSAPRGLSSVVERQGVGEQGISSPKKMQSVLWGKGGSKPSYPGAAAAAAAAAASVSAAAPGGLPQVTPRKNGAQEKKSVGEASKLALGGTFRSRGQRISATPVEPATFPPISGIPLPGRPKSYTLVLSGTKQSKHSGAGKKSVVRWARESEAVAGEDKDPNRDPAPKGQLLTHRPGTSCLRMHRRKASSGDVNTRGPQDPGNSEPLALNQGEVMPRGPAPSGTSVSPEEVPGSGLAGA; encoded by the exons ATGCTGGAAGCGCGAGGGCCGGTGCTGTGGGGCCGCGAAGGCCGACCTGGCTCCCCAGATGAGCACACGAGGGACCTCCTGGACCTGATCGAGGAGTCTGAGGCGGCCAAGGAGGCCAACCTGCAGCAGCTGACCGACCAGGACGTGCTGGGCGTCCGCAGGTACCCGTCCCCGGAGAGGTCCACTGCCTTCAAAGAGGCCACTTGGTCGACACTGTGCCTCGAGGCGGGTCCCGGCGGTCGAGGAGCGCCCGGCCAGAGCTGTGGGGAGGCGTCGACGGCTCCAGCCGGCCCTCTCCACCTGGGTGGGCCTGAAGCGGGCCGGGCCTTGGGGAACCCTAAGAGAGGCACTAAGCGTAGGTTGAACGTGGCTGCGGATCGCCAGCGGCGCTCCGCGGAAGGCCTGGCCTGGCTGCTGTCCGACTCCGAGTCCTCAGATGAATTCAGTGAGACACAGCTGATGACGGTGAGCACTTACCGCAGAGGAGGAGGCCAGGCCAAGCCCAGCAGACCCGAGGATCCCGGGGACACTCCCAGACACTCGAAGTTCCAAGTCAGGGAGAATTACCGTCACGTGACAGGCTCTTCCCTGTCCTCGGCTCCGCGAGGACTCTCTTCGGTTGTGGAAAGGCAGGGCGTGGGAGAGCAGGGCATCTCTTCCCCTAAGAAAATGCAGAGCGTGCTGTGGGGCAAGGGGGGCAGCAAGCCCAGCTACCcgggagctgctgctgctgctgctgctgctgctgcttctgtttcTGCTGCTGCTCCAGGTGGCCTGCCGCAGGTCACTCCTAGGAAGAACGGAGCCCAGGAGAAGAAATCCGTCGGGGAAGCATCCAAACTTGCCCTGGGGGGAACCTTCCGTTCCCGGGGGCAGCGAATCTCGGCAACTCCCGTGGAACCGGCCACCTTCCCCCCAATCTCTGGTATTCCGCTGCCTGGGAGACCCAAGAGTTATACCTTGGTCCTTTCGGGAACCAAACAGTCCAAGCACAGTGGCGCTGGGAAGAAATCCGTGGTCAGGTGGGCAAGGGAGTCTGAGGCGGTGGCGGGAGAAGATAAGGACCCAAATAGAGACCCAGCCCCAAAGGGCCAA CTGCTCACTCACAGGCCAGGGACATCTTGTCTGCGCATGCATCGTAGAAAAGCCAGCAGTGGCGACGTCAACACCAGAGGCCCCCAAGATCCAGGAAACTCAGAACCCTTGGCCCTGAACCAGGGAGAAGTCATGCCCAGGGGGCCTGCCCCCTCAG GTACCAGCGTGTCTCCGGAAGAAGTACCAGGCAGCGGACTTGCAGGAGCATAG